The Corynebacterium occultum sequence TGTGCTGCTGCTCGGCCTGGGCACCACCCTGGGCGTGGTGGTGCAGGCCCTGATCATGCTGGTGCCGCTGCGCCGCGCCGGGATTGATCTGCGCCCCCTGTGGGGCATTGATGACCGCCTGAAGCAGTTCGGTGGGATGGCGTTGGCCATCCTCGTCTATGTCGGTATCTCCCAGGCCGGTTATATCGTCACCACGAATATCGCCGCCGGGGCGGATGCCGCCGCCCCGATCATCTACTCCCAGGCCTGGCTGCTGCTGCAGGTGCCCTACGGCATCATCGGTGTCACCCTGTTGACGGCGATCATGCCGCGGCTTTCCCGCAATGCTGCGGCGGGTGATGACAAGGCGGTGGTCGGTGACCTGACCATGGCCACCAAGTTGACCTTCATCGCCCTGATCCCGGTGGTGGTGTTCTTCACCGCCTTCGGCCCGGACATCGCGGTGGCGCTCTTCCACTACGGCAACTTCGACCTGGAGTCCTCCTCGCTGCTGGGTCTGACCCTGAGCTTCTCCGCCTTCACGCTGATCCCCTATGCCCTGGTGCTGCTGCATCTGCGTGTCTTCTACGCCCGTGAGGAGGCGTGGACCCCGACCTTCATCATCGCCGGCATCACCGCCACGAAGATCGTGCTTTCCCTGGCTTCCCCGCTGGTGGCCGCCTCCCCTTCCCGGGTGGTGGTTCTGCTGGGCGCGGCCAATGGTTTCGGTTTCGTCGCCGGTGCCTTCATCGGTGCCTTCCTGCTGCGCCGCAAGCTCGGTTCCCTGGGCTTCCGGGACATCATGCGCACCACCGCCTGGGCGACTGCCGCCTCCATCATCGGTGTGGGAGTGGCCCTGGTGGTGCACTTCCTGCTGGACCTGGTCTTCCCGGAACTGCCCTCCCCGATGGGCAGTATCCTGGCCGCGGTGAAGGTCGGTATCGCCGGCATCATCTTCCTGGTGGTCACCGGTGTCACGCTCTCCTTCTCCCGCCTGCCGGAGGTCCAGAACCTGGGTGTCGTCCTGCAGCGGGTGCCCGGTCTGCGTCGTTTCATCCGCCCGGACACCTCCCGCCAGATCGAGGTGGAGGAGCCCACCGTGCAGGAGATCTCCACCCAGCTGCAGAGCATGGACACCTTCAACGCCTCCCCGGTGCCGCCGCCGATGTCGGCAGGTGTGGTCCGTGGACCCCGCCTGGTGCCCGGCGCCCCGGTCTCGGATGGTCGTTTCCGGCTGCTCGCCGACCATGGCAGTGTGCCGGGTGCCCGGTTCTGGCAGGCCCGGGAACGTTCCTCCGGCCGCACCGTCGGCCTGGTTTTCGTCGACACCACCGGTTCCGCCCCGATGGCCCCGGCCACCCCGGCCGCGGCTGCGGGTGCCGCTGCCGAAGTGGTGCGCCGCACCCGCAAGCTGGGTCGTCTGGAGCACCCCGCGATCAGCGGCATCCTGGAGGTGGACGCCTACCGGGCGGGTTGCCTGGTGGTCACCGAATGGGTTCAGGGCACCTCCCTGAAGGCGGTGGCGGAACAGGGCGCTGACCCCCGTGCCGCCGCCTACGCAATCTCCGGTCTGGCTGATGCCGCGGCCGACGCCCGGGATTCCGCCACCCCACTGGGTCTGGACAACCACGCCCGGATCCGCATCAACACCGATGGTGAGGCCGTGCTGGCCTTCCCGGCGGTGCTGACGGACGCCTCCTACGCCGCGGACCTGGCCTCCATCGGCGCGGCCTTCAATGTCCTCATCGAGGATGAGAGCGCCCCCGCCGAGATCCGGGAACTCCGGGATGAAATCCGGCAGAGCGCCGCCCTGGCCAAACGCCGCGAGAAGGGCGAGGAGGAGGCAGGGGAGGAGCTGATCCCCCTGACCCCGGCGGAGTGTTCCCGCCGCCTGCGCCACCTCGGCCTGGGCAGCGGCGCCGAAGACAGCGGGGAGGGTGAGGGGCCGGACACCGGCACCACCCCGATCGTCGTCACGCGGGAGCCGGCACCGCAGCCCAAGGACCGCCCCGGTTTCGGTTCCCGCAGCTACTCCCGCCGCATGCTGGCCACCATCGCCGTTCTGGTGATCCTCCTGGTCACCATCGGTGCCGCCCTGATCGCCTTCATCGCCAGCTTCATCGGCGGGGACAGCGAGCAGTCACCGATCAGCCCCGAATCCATCCAGGGCTCCCAGACCAGCACCGCACCCCGGGTGATGCCGGTGATCCAACCGCTTAACGACGCCCGCGGTTGGCCGGGTTCCCTGCCCGGCAACCTGGCGCGCATCATCGACCGCGATGAGGGCACCACCTGGCGCTACGCCGGCAACTTCGAGGACGTGGGCATCGCCCTGGAGCTGGAGAACCTCGCCGGAATCCAGCAGCTGAGCATCCGGATGAGCGAGGGCGGGGCCCAGCTCAGCGTCCACGCCCTGCCCGCCGGAACCGATGCCGGGGCGGTAACCTCCCTGACCGAGACCCGCGAAATCGCCGCCGACACCCTCAGCGAGGGTCTCAACACCCTGGTCGTGGAATCCACCACCGAGGTGGCGAGCGACCGGCTGATCCTCTGGTTCGATCAGCTGCCCGCCGGGCAGGATGAGCTCGGCATCGCCGAGGTTGAGGTGATCGGACAGACCCTGGAGTAGGGGCAGGCCCGAATGACTCCCCTGCACAATATGATGTGCAGGGGAGTCAGGTGTTTTCCCGGGTGGTGTCGTGCAATGGGGGAGTAACTTTAGTTCGGGGAATTCGGGGGAATTCATGAAGCACCGCTATTTTGGCGAACTCTCGGACCAGGATCTGGTCCATAAACATCTGGCGGGGGACCGGGGCGCCTTCACCGAGATCTTCCATCGTTATGCCACCAGATTAATGTGGGTGGCCAGGCGCTATACCCGCAATGAGCAGGATGCCCACGATATCCTGCAGGAGGCATTCTTCAATGCGGCCCGCAACCTGCACACCTTCCGGGCCGAGGCCTCCCTCTCCACGTGGCTGCACCGTCTGGTGATGAATAGTGGCTATGATTTCGCCCACCATCGCAGCCGCCGGGAAGTGGCCACCCTGGACAATGAAGTCATTCCGCATGAATTTAACCTGCGGCTCAGCTATGACCCGGTGTCCCGGGTCGACCTGGTGCTCCTGCTGCGACAGGCCCTGGCCACCCTCCGCCCCGAGCAATCTGCCGCCCTGCTGCTGGTGGACCTGGTCGGTTATAACGTCACCCATGTCGCCGATCTGCACGGGGTAGCCCCGGGCACCATCAAATCGCGGCGCTGCCGGGCCCGGGAAAACCTGCGGGAGGCACTGGAACCCAGCCTGGGGTGAGGTGTCTAAAAACACTGCCGGGAACATTCCGGGGTGTCGGGAGCGTTGAACCCTGGGGAGAAGCGGCTTCCAGCCACCTCCCCCGATACACTTGGAGCGTTGCGCCCCCCTTCTTGGGGAGTGCAGGCATTCCCGCCGCCCCACGCCCGGAAAGAACCAGAAAGAGGCATTCATGACAGAGGAAGCTACGGTCCACGACGTCGCCATCATCGGCTCCGGTCCCGCCGGTTACACCGCCGCCATCTACGCCGCCCGTGCCGAGCTCAAGCCCATCGTCTTCGAGGGTTATGAGTACGGCGGCTCCCTGATGAACACCACCGATGTGGAGAACTTCCCGGGCTTCGCCCAGGGCATCATGGGACCGGAGCTCATGGCCGACATGCGTTCCCAGGCTGAGCGTTTCGGCGCCGACCTGCGCATGGAGATGGCCGAGAACGTGGACCTCAGCGGTGAGATCAAGCGCATCACCGCCGACGGCCAGGAATACCTCGCCCGCACCGTCATCCTCTCCACCGGTTCCGCCCCGCGCCAGCTCGGCATCGAAGGTGAGCAGACCCTCACCGGCCGGGGTGTCTCCACCTGCGCCACCTGCGACGGCTTCTTCTTCAAGGGCCAGCACATCGCCGTGGTCGGTGGCGGCGACTCCGCCATGGAGGAAGCGATCTTCCTGACCAAGTTCGCCGAGTCCGTCACCATCGTCCACCGCCGCGAAGGCTTCCGCGCCTCCGCCATCATGTTGGACCGCGCCAAGGCCAATGAGAAGATCCGCTTCCTGACCGACACCACCGTCAACCGGGTTCTCGGTGAAGGCAAGGTGGAGGGCCTGGAGATCTGCAACACCGTCACCGGTGAAGTCTCCACCCTGGATGTCACCGCCATGTTCGTCGCCATCGGCCACGACCCGCGTTCCACCTTCCTGCAGGGCCAGGTCGAACTCAACGAGAACGGCTATGTGCTGGTCGAAGAGCCCTCCACCCGCACCAACGTCTCCGGTGTCTTCGCCTGTGGTGACCTGGTTGATGATCACTACCAGCAGGCCATTACCGCCGCCGGTTCCGGCTGCCGCGCCGCCATCGACGCCGAGCACTACCTCGCCGCCCTCGGCGACAACTAAGCTGAATGGATCAAACCAGGGGCCCCCAGGGGTCCGGGAACCATTCCGGCACCAGAACTTTGAGGAGTAAATCCAATGAGCAATGTCATTGACGTCACCCAGGACACCTTCCGCTCCACCGTCATCGAGTCCGAGAAGCCGGTGCTCGTTGACTTCTGGGCGGAATGGTGCGGACCCTGCAAGAAGCTCAGCCCGATGATCGAGGAGATCGCCGCCGAGTTCGGTGATCAGATCACCGTCGCCAAAATTGACGTGGATTCTGAGCGCACCCTGGGAGCCATGTTCCAGATCATGTCGATCCCTTCGGTACTCGTTTTCAAGGACGGCGAAAAGGTCGATGAATTCGTCGGTCTCAAGCCCAAGTCCGAGATTGTCGCAATGCTGAAGGACCATCTCTAGCTGGTACGCTGACTCAGGAATTCAGCCTCCGGCAGCGGAGCCACCTGCTCCGGGGGATACATCAGCAGCATCTAGAGTTCTTATGGAAGGAGAGTCGTGGCAGACGTGCTCAGGGTCGGGGACCGCAGCGCCCGCGTTGCGGAAACCCGGACGACCCTTGCCCGCCTCGGTCTACTGCAGGGCTACGCCGGCGAAGTAGCGGGGCGGCAGACCGACAAGTTCAGCGACTCCGACATGAGCTTTGAACCTGAGCTGGCCGAAGTTCTCAAGGCCTTCCAACAGTCCCGCGGCATCATCCCCACCGGTGAGATCAATGATGTCACCCTGCGGGAACTGCGCCACGCCTCCTATAAGCTCGGTGCCCGCGTCCTCTCCTTCGTCCCCGGCAACCAGATGATCGGCGATGATGTCGCCCAGCTGCAGGACCACCTCCAGGAGCTCGGCTTCTACTCCCACAAGGTTGACGGCCACTTCGGGGAAGCCACCTACCTGGCGACCCGCAACTACCAGCTCAACTCCGGCCTGCAGGATGACGGGGTCTGCGGCCCGGGTACCGTCCGTGCCCTCGGGCTGCTCGGCCGTCGCATCACCGGCGGCTCCCCGCAGGCCATCCGGGAACGCGAACACGTCCGCAACGCCGGCCCCAAGCTCTCCGGCAAGCGCGTGGTCATCGACCCCGCCCTCGGCGGAGCCAACAAGGGCATGATCGTCCGGGGCCCCTTCGGGCAGATCACCGAGGAGGAAATCCTCTGGGACCTGGCCACCCGGGTGGAGGGCCGCATGATCGCCGCCGGCATGGAGACCATCATCTCCCGTCCCCGGATGGATGATCCCAGCCCGAAGAAGCGGGCCGAGATCGCCAACGCCTTCGGTGCTGATCTGATGATCAGCCTGAACTGCGACCGCTACGAGAATGAGAAGGCCAATGGTGTGGCCTCCTTCTACTTCGGCAGCGACATCGGCAGCAGCTCACTGACCGGGGAAACCCTCAGCGGTTATATCGAGCGTGAAATCGCCGCCCGCACCAGCCTGAT is a genomic window containing:
- a CDS encoding murein biosynthesis integral membrane protein MurJ; the protein is MKGSAPTAGLRGRIVPPTPPAPVPEPRPVSRPRQTPPVEDRSRLTRAPGVPQPAPETAAAAGGVALAEPAEQEVTSNEDVVRSTGSMAIATLISRITGFLRNAMIGASLGPAVASAFNTANTLPNLITEIVLGAVLTSLVVPVLVRAENEDADRGAAFIRRLFTLSMTLLIIVTAVALLTAPLLTRMMLGTDGQVNVIQSTSFAFLLLPQILFYGIFSLFMAVLNTKGIFKPGAWAPVANNLVSIAVLSLYLLLPGGLNPAAPSGITDPHVLLLGLGTTLGVVVQALIMLVPLRRAGIDLRPLWGIDDRLKQFGGMALAILVYVGISQAGYIVTTNIAAGADAAAPIIYSQAWLLLQVPYGIIGVTLLTAIMPRLSRNAAAGDDKAVVGDLTMATKLTFIALIPVVVFFTAFGPDIAVALFHYGNFDLESSSLLGLTLSFSAFTLIPYALVLLHLRVFYAREEAWTPTFIIAGITATKIVLSLASPLVAASPSRVVVLLGAANGFGFVAGAFIGAFLLRRKLGSLGFRDIMRTTAWATAASIIGVGVALVVHFLLDLVFPELPSPMGSILAAVKVGIAGIIFLVVTGVTLSFSRLPEVQNLGVVLQRVPGLRRFIRPDTSRQIEVEEPTVQEISTQLQSMDTFNASPVPPPMSAGVVRGPRLVPGAPVSDGRFRLLADHGSVPGARFWQARERSSGRTVGLVFVDTTGSAPMAPATPAAAAGAAAEVVRRTRKLGRLEHPAISGILEVDAYRAGCLVVTEWVQGTSLKAVAEQGADPRAAAYAISGLADAAADARDSATPLGLDNHARIRINTDGEAVLAFPAVLTDASYAADLASIGAAFNVLIEDESAPAEIRELRDEIRQSAALAKRREKGEEEAGEELIPLTPAECSRRLRHLGLGSGAEDSGEGEGPDTGTTPIVVTREPAPQPKDRPGFGSRSYSRRMLATIAVLVILLVTIGAALIAFIASFIGGDSEQSPISPESIQGSQTSTAPRVMPVIQPLNDARGWPGSLPGNLARIIDRDEGTTWRYAGNFEDVGIALELENLAGIQQLSIRMSEGGAQLSVHALPAGTDAGAVTSLTETREIAADTLSEGLNTLVVESTTEVASDRLILWFDQLPAGQDELGIAEVEVIGQTLE
- a CDS encoding N-acetylmuramoyl-L-alanine amidase, with protein sequence MADVLRVGDRSARVAETRTTLARLGLLQGYAGEVAGRQTDKFSDSDMSFEPELAEVLKAFQQSRGIIPTGEINDVTLRELRHASYKLGARVLSFVPGNQMIGDDVAQLQDHLQELGFYSHKVDGHFGEATYLATRNYQLNSGLQDDGVCGPGTVRALGLLGRRITGGSPQAIREREHVRNAGPKLSGKRVVIDPALGGANKGMIVRGPFGQITEEEILWDLATRVEGRMIAAGMETIISRPRMDDPSPKKRAEIANAFGADLMISLNCDRYENEKANGVASFYFGSDIGSSSLTGETLSGYIEREIAARTSLISCGNHARTWELLRLTKMPTVEVTAGYLSNPGDVMVLASPEGRDAIAEAIIVSVKRLYLIDQDQQPTGTYKFSELLQAELG
- the trxB gene encoding thioredoxin-disulfide reductase is translated as MTEEATVHDVAIIGSGPAGYTAAIYAARAELKPIVFEGYEYGGSLMNTTDVENFPGFAQGIMGPELMADMRSQAERFGADLRMEMAENVDLSGEIKRITADGQEYLARTVILSTGSAPRQLGIEGEQTLTGRGVSTCATCDGFFFKGQHIAVVGGGDSAMEEAIFLTKFAESVTIVHRREGFRASAIMLDRAKANEKIRFLTDTTVNRVLGEGKVEGLEICNTVTGEVSTLDVTAMFVAIGHDPRSTFLQGQVELNENGYVLVEEPSTRTNVSGVFACGDLVDDHYQQAITAAGSGCRAAIDAEHYLAALGDN
- the trxA gene encoding thioredoxin, coding for MSNVIDVTQDTFRSTVIESEKPVLVDFWAEWCGPCKKLSPMIEEIAAEFGDQITVAKIDVDSERTLGAMFQIMSIPSVLVFKDGEKVDEFVGLKPKSEIVAMLKDHL
- a CDS encoding sigma-70 family RNA polymerase sigma factor, with translation MKHRYFGELSDQDLVHKHLAGDRGAFTEIFHRYATRLMWVARRYTRNEQDAHDILQEAFFNAARNLHTFRAEASLSTWLHRLVMNSGYDFAHHRSRREVATLDNEVIPHEFNLRLSYDPVSRVDLVLLLRQALATLRPEQSAALLLVDLVGYNVTHVADLHGVAPGTIKSRRCRARENLREALEPSLG